A window of the Mucilaginibacter sp. cycad4 genome harbors these coding sequences:
- a CDS encoding macro domain-containing protein: MVEYIEFGDIFNIAGVQNFAHGCNCAGAMGKGIAVQFKERFPEMFIKYKALCSENKFNLGDVFDYKYENGIVFNLATQRSWRTKAEIHAVKHALRGMLDIAEKNSITEIALPKIGAGLGGLDWGDVKNLIEEEAKKHPQISLHIVLNFKNQPLLNSL; encoded by the coding sequence ATGGTTGAATACATCGAGTTTGGAGATATCTTTAATATTGCCGGAGTTCAAAACTTCGCACATGGCTGCAATTGTGCGGGTGCCATGGGAAAGGGCATTGCAGTCCAATTTAAAGAACGGTTTCCTGAAATGTTTATTAAGTATAAGGCGCTATGCAGCGAGAATAAATTTAACTTGGGAGACGTTTTTGACTATAAATATGAAAATGGGATTGTTTTTAATCTCGCCACTCAGCGGTCTTGGCGGACCAAGGCGGAAATCCACGCTGTCAAACATGCTCTTAGAGGCATGCTTGATATAGCAGAAAAAAATAGTATAACAGAAATAGCGTTGCCTAAAATTGGGGCAGGCTTAGGAGGATTAGATTGGGGCGACGTAAAGAATCTCATAGAAGAAGAAGCCAAAAAACATCCCCAAATTTCGCTTCACATAGTATTAAATTTCAAGAATCAACCCCTGCTCAATAGTCTTTAA
- a CDS encoding response regulator codes for MFRLLFIDDSKLDHIILDKLIAGIEDFAPVSHSYDGEEALKSFTDNPADCPDVIFLDIRMPRFDGWDFLEGFKDLHPALPVKPLLYVFSSSIDPTDRERALSYSYVTGFFSKPVSRPVLELVLAACVERSRLPK; via the coding sequence ATGTTCCGATTACTCTTTATTGATGACAGTAAACTTGACCATATTATATTGGATAAGCTTATTGCAGGAATTGAAGATTTTGCCCCTGTATCACATAGCTACGATGGTGAAGAGGCATTAAAATCATTTACAGATAATCCGGCCGATTGTCCTGACGTTATTTTTCTGGACATTAGGATGCCCAGGTTTGACGGCTGGGATTTCCTTGAAGGTTTTAAGGACCTGCACCCGGCATTACCGGTTAAACCGCTGCTCTATGTATTTTCGTCATCAATCGATCCGACAGACCGTGAGCGGGCACTCAGCTATAGCTATGTCACCGGCTTCTTCAGCAAACCGGTTTCACGGCCGGTGCTGGAACTGGTATTAGCAGCATGTGTTGAACGTTCAAGGTTGCCGAAATAG
- a CDS encoding family 16 glycosylhydrolase: protein MKNLTFVLIAFIVITSFFACRKDNAATANSAANTSADHLATNVVSWVNVIPATSFSSYSTYWNDLYPWGSDHNGSARMRSQNISVSGGVLTLTSAPSGSVGNSNKDPYLPIHYYSGTIYAKTVPVVTDSWPKWHFKGEFQCESQTGTWPAFWVTGADSWPPESDFMEFKGSATCWTNTYKNASGGWSSVGTTISSPGNWHTYSVYMTKTNATDVSIEYWIDGVLKSTQTGANFVGKNLNIIIDYQMEGSSGSPGPTGTTYMRARNVIVEKSATL, encoded by the coding sequence ATGAAAAATTTAACTTTTGTTTTAATTGCATTTATTGTAATTACATCGTTTTTTGCATGTAGAAAAGATAATGCAGCCACCGCCAACTCTGCCGCAAACACTTCGGCCGATCACCTTGCAACGAACGTGGTATCGTGGGTAAATGTTATTCCGGCTACTTCCTTTAGTTCTTACAGCACTTATTGGAATGATCTGTATCCCTGGGGATCTGATCATAACGGCTCTGCCCGCATGCGCTCTCAAAATATTTCAGTCTCAGGAGGTGTGCTCACCCTCACCAGTGCCCCCAGCGGCAGCGTAGGCAACAGCAATAAAGATCCATACTTACCAATCCATTATTATTCAGGGACAATTTATGCCAAGACCGTGCCCGTAGTAACCGACTCCTGGCCTAAATGGCATTTCAAAGGGGAGTTTCAATGTGAATCACAAACCGGGACATGGCCGGCCTTTTGGGTAACAGGCGCCGATTCATGGCCACCAGAAAGCGACTTTATGGAATTTAAAGGGAGTGCTACCTGCTGGACAAATACCTATAAAAATGCAAGCGGAGGCTGGTCAAGTGTGGGTACAACTATTTCCAGCCCCGGAAACTGGCATACTTACTCAGTTTATATGACCAAGACCAATGCAACTGATGTGTCAATCGAGTATTGGATAGATGGTGTTTTAAAAAGCACGCAAACAGGCGCTAACTTTGTTGGGAAAAATCTGAATATCATTATTGATTACCAAATGGAAGGCTCATCAGGATCACCCGGCCCCACCGGAACCACCTATATGCGCGCGAGGAACGTAATTGTTGAAAAAAGCGCTACATTATAA
- a CDS encoding glycoside hydrolase family 32 protein encodes MKTKCSTFILPLLIALNCICKAQDSPQKSYTEQYRPQVHFSPAGHWMNDPNGMVYYNHTYHLFFQYYPKDIVWGPMHWGHAESKDLIHWKHLPIALYPDSLGYIFSGSAVVDSNNTTGFGKNGKIPLVAIFTHHDPKGEKEGTDKFQNQSLAFSLDGGATWTKYSGNPVLKNPGVRDFRDPKVMWYAPEKKWVMTLATQDHISFYSAPDLKNWKKESEFGIKAGAHGGVWECPDLFPLKLGGKTYWVLIVNLNPGGPNGGSATQYFVGDFDGNKFRPLDSNTRWLDYGPDEYAGITWSNTGSRKIFLGWMSNWQYANQVPTKAWRNAATIPRELSLKQSKGQILLASKPVAELKNIEEKTIVLKQPVVNRSLDLTSKIKNLKSRYVLKLSFATLKDYSIRLSNTKGEELLMGYDPAKDEYYIDRTKAGKMDFQKNFSGRFTAARLSTAKNSDLTLVVDKSSAELFADGGLTTMTAIYFPTEDFNNLAFKTTGKLTIDNISISGLKSIWK; translated from the coding sequence ATGAAAACAAAATGCAGCACATTCATATTGCCCCTCCTTATTGCTTTAAATTGTATTTGTAAAGCCCAGGATTCACCCCAAAAATCTTATACGGAACAATACCGCCCGCAGGTACATTTTTCACCGGCCGGGCATTGGATGAATGACCCTAACGGTATGGTTTATTATAACCATACTTATCATCTGTTTTTTCAGTATTATCCTAAAGATATAGTATGGGGACCGATGCACTGGGGACATGCGGAAAGTAAGGACCTGATCCACTGGAAGCACTTACCTATCGCCTTATATCCGGATAGCCTTGGTTATATTTTTTCGGGCAGCGCTGTTGTTGATTCCAATAATACAACCGGTTTTGGTAAAAATGGTAAAATACCCCTGGTTGCCATATTTACCCATCATGACCCTAAAGGTGAAAAAGAAGGTACCGATAAATTTCAAAACCAAAGCCTTGCTTTTAGCCTGGACGGCGGAGCTACATGGACTAAATATAGCGGCAACCCGGTTTTGAAAAACCCCGGTGTCCGGGATTTCCGCGACCCCAAAGTGATGTGGTATGCGCCTGAGAAAAAATGGGTAATGACCCTTGCAACACAAGATCATATATCCTTTTACTCGGCCCCCGACCTGAAAAACTGGAAAAAGGAAAGTGAATTCGGCATCAAAGCAGGTGCACACGGAGGCGTATGGGAATGTCCTGACCTGTTCCCGCTAAAACTGGGTGGAAAAACTTATTGGGTGCTGATTGTAAACCTTAACCCCGGAGGGCCTAACGGCGGTTCGGCCACACAATATTTTGTGGGGGATTTTGACGGTAACAAGTTTAGGCCCCTTGATTCAAATACCCGGTGGCTTGATTACGGCCCTGATGAATATGCCGGTATTACCTGGAGCAATACAGGCAGCCGTAAAATATTTTTAGGGTGGATGAGCAACTGGCAATACGCCAACCAGGTACCAACAAAGGCCTGGCGTAATGCTGCTACAATTCCACGTGAGCTTAGTCTGAAACAAAGCAAAGGCCAAATTTTACTGGCATCTAAACCGGTGGCCGAACTAAAAAATATTGAGGAAAAAACAATTGTGTTAAAGCAACCTGTGGTTAACAGGTCCCTTGATCTTACTTCAAAAATTAAAAACCTCAAAAGCCGGTATGTTTTAAAATTGAGCTTTGCTACCTTAAAAGATTATAGCATCAGGCTGTCAAACACCAAAGGCGAAGAACTGCTCATGGGTTATGATCCTGCCAAAGATGAATACTATATAGATCGGACCAAAGCCGGAAAAATGGATTTCCAAAAGAATTTTTCGGGCCGTTTTACCGCAGCCCGGCTAAGCACTGCTAAAAATTCCGACCTCACTTTAGTGGTCGACAAATCATCTGCAGAGTTATTTGCTGACGGAGGCTTAACCACTATGACTGCAATCTATTTCCCAACCGAAGATTTCAACAACCTTGCCTTTAAAACAACCGGAAAATTAACTATCGATAATATTAGCATTTCCGGATTAAAATCTATCTGGAAATAA
- a CDS encoding RagB/SusD family nutrient uptake outer membrane protein: protein MKSKILVTTILSGLIIFSSCKKALDYTPKGVLSSSDLKSPTAVEGLVTAAYAAIGNGDMIGPIYSDWAYGSVRSDDAYKGGGGTGDVGEVDALEHYNLVTPSMDSFVSRTWKNLFKSISRANVAIRAVNSLSDAEFPNKKIRLAELKFLRAHSYFTMKLLYKNIPIFDETATEADILKVSNTLSNDESWNKIAADFQYAVDNLPTTQPDLARANKLNAQAYLAKLKLYQAYEQDDKHHVININKTRLQEVVTLTQAVIASGKYSLSADIADNFLPETENGPESVFAIQFTINDGTTAGRLNFEDGLNYPHGAPQYGCCGFHAASQNLVNAYTTDANGLPNFDTFNNSIADLSKVTVDTRLDHTVGIDGHPYKYDNTKPFSNSWVRDPGVYGNFHTMRNQQLATSASYFKLGPFMGSAKNYDIIRYDDVLLMQAEAYIELGQQANALPLINQIRNRAAASTGRLKKLDGTFPSSYNIKPYSLANWTQDYARKALQWERRLEFATEGARFFDLVRWGIAEKTLNDYITVEKVRRPFLSTAKFTAGRDEYLPIPQSEITFTNGLYKQNPGY, encoded by the coding sequence ATGAAATCGAAAATATTAGTAACAACTATTTTATCGGGGCTAATAATTTTTAGTTCCTGTAAAAAAGCATTAGATTATACACCAAAGGGTGTACTGTCTTCTTCAGATTTAAAATCACCAACCGCTGTTGAAGGTTTGGTAACCGCGGCTTATGCAGCTATCGGGAATGGCGATATGATAGGGCCAATATACAGTGACTGGGCTTATGGCAGCGTTCGCTCAGATGATGCTTATAAAGGCGGCGGCGGCACAGGAGATGTTGGCGAAGTTGATGCTTTGGAACATTACAACCTGGTTACACCATCTATGGATTCCTTTGTTTCGCGCACCTGGAAAAATTTGTTCAAATCTATTTCAAGGGCAAATGTGGCAATCAGGGCGGTTAATTCACTTTCGGACGCCGAATTTCCAAACAAAAAGATCCGCCTGGCCGAATTGAAGTTTTTACGTGCGCATAGCTACTTCACCATGAAATTGCTCTACAAAAACATACCCATTTTTGATGAAACCGCAACTGAGGCCGACATCCTGAAGGTTTCAAATACTTTATCAAATGATGAATCATGGAATAAAATTGCCGCCGATTTTCAATACGCGGTTGATAATTTGCCAACTACGCAACCCGACCTGGCCAGGGCCAATAAATTAAACGCTCAGGCTTATTTAGCTAAATTAAAATTGTACCAGGCCTATGAGCAGGATGATAAACACCATGTGATCAATATCAATAAAACAAGGTTACAGGAAGTTGTTACGCTTACACAAGCGGTTATCGCTTCGGGTAAATATTCGTTAAGTGCAGATATTGCTGACAATTTTTTACCTGAAACAGAGAACGGGCCGGAATCTGTATTCGCCATACAATTTACTATTAATGACGGCACAACCGCCGGGCGTTTAAATTTTGAAGACGGGCTAAACTATCCGCATGGGGCGCCTCAATACGGCTGCTGCGGGTTTCATGCTGCAAGTCAGAATTTAGTAAATGCCTATACAACTGATGCAAATGGTTTGCCTAACTTTGATACATTCAATAACAGCATAGCCGATCTGTCAAAAGTTACTGTCGACACCAGGTTAGACCATACCGTTGGTATTGACGGGCATCCGTATAAATATGATAATACAAAACCATTCAGTAACAGCTGGGTACGTGACCCGGGAGTTTACGGCAACTTTCATACCATGCGTAACCAGCAATTGGCCACAAGCGCATCTTATTTTAAGCTTGGGCCGTTTATGGGCTCGGCAAAAAATTATGATATCATCAGGTATGATGACGTTTTATTAATGCAGGCCGAAGCTTATATTGAATTAGGGCAACAGGCAAATGCACTGCCATTAATTAACCAAATCAGAAACAGGGCGGCAGCCAGTACAGGGCGGCTTAAAAAGCTGGATGGGACTTTCCCTTCATCCTACAACATAAAACCTTATAGCCTGGCAAACTGGACCCAGGACTATGCACGTAAAGCATTACAATGGGAAAGACGGTTAGAATTTGCCACCGAAGGGGCGCGTTTCTTTGATTTAGTTAGATGGGGAATTGCAGAAAAAACTTTAAACGACTACATTACCGTTGAAAAGGTTAGAAGGCCATTTTTATCTACGGCTAAATTTACTGCCGGAAGAGATGAATACCTTCCAATTCCGCAATCGGAGATTACTTTCACCAACGGTTTATATAAACAAAACCCTGGCTATTAA
- a CDS encoding SusC/RagA family TonB-linked outer membrane protein, translated as MRKLLLICSFLILLISEGYAQSRTITGTVSDNSLKPIDGVTIVVVETQKSTLSDANGKFSIAVKNGQSVRFSYVGAKPILVTITADTKTLDVVFKDAENKLNEVVVTGYTSERKKDLTGAVAVVDLAPVKNNSSGNTMQALQGRVAGLYIEKDGSANGATSRILIRGANTLGNNNPLYIIDGIPTTRPEVFQNLSPSNIASVQVLKDASSESIYGSRASNGVVIVTTKNGGNTEGKVQFQFNNSTSIQSEKSLRFKMLNSVDRGRALWQASVNDGQDPAAGYGEIYNFDWNNNFGNPVLNSVTAKPFVGGDPNTPAGDTDWQSVLYKTAFVYNNDFTASVGNKNSSIQINFGNIKNTGLVRFTKYGRTTGSINAITKAFDSKVTFGVNIKITNSNETLTTNDLGGASTPFLAVTLAPTIPVYQKDGVTYAGESGAGYSDRNNPLHMQDLAKWNNANRLNTFGNVFLEVQPIKNLFFRSNYGADNADYLSKVITPTFSEGALNRTTNSLFFDQNHYLSTTLSNTLRYNYDLNANNHFKILVGTEYIKTFTDFQTTLKQGYAIQTEDYFTLDAGTGNTIVTGRSTGNSLFSQFGRLDYNYAGKYLVSATVRRDGSSRFGANNQYGIFPSASVGWKIDQENFLKNNSIFSELKLRAGVGRVGNQEIGDLSRYALYNTRYGTTQNQLTPGFWEQYMNVGTAYSLSGANTGALPSGFVQTQAENPALKWETTDELNTGLDFAILNGKISGSFDYFTRKTTGILITPPVASALGEGQSKTVNGASKTNRGWEFLVTYHGQRSGDFNYNVTLNFSHFRDKITDLPENVRPAYPGNIDNTIIGHSQFDIFGYKTNGLFQSQAEVDAAPTQIGAGPGRIRYVDINHDGKIDANDQTWIGTTLPTLEYGARIDLTYKKFDLSIFGSGVAGRKGFDVYTLYNNLMHSRENVGPGVFDGWTPQHTNTNVPALTLKDNNNEGRTSDYFIVNTSYFKLRNLQLGYTILPKAVFTRLRVFAMAENIFTVKSSKYLSPDPERIDLNPIPIPRIFSFGVNASF; from the coding sequence ATGAGAAAATTATTACTTATTTGTTCCTTTCTTATACTGCTCATAAGTGAAGGATATGCGCAATCCCGGACCATTACCGGGACCGTGTCAGACAACTCCTTAAAACCTATAGACGGGGTTACTATCGTGGTTGTTGAAACCCAAAAATCAACACTATCAGATGCAAACGGAAAATTCAGCATCGCTGTAAAAAATGGTCAATCGGTACGGTTTTCTTATGTAGGTGCCAAACCAATACTGGTAACTATCACTGCCGATACCAAAACACTTGACGTAGTATTTAAAGACGCAGAAAACAAGCTTAATGAAGTAGTTGTAACCGGTTACACTTCTGAAAGAAAGAAAGATTTGACAGGCGCAGTTGCGGTTGTTGATTTAGCACCGGTAAAAAATAACAGTTCGGGAAATACCATGCAGGCCTTACAGGGCCGTGTTGCCGGTTTATATATTGAAAAAGATGGCTCGGCAAATGGCGCAACCAGCAGGATCCTGATCAGGGGGGCCAATACTTTAGGCAACAATAACCCGCTGTATATTATTGATGGGATCCCTACTACCAGGCCGGAAGTATTTCAAAATCTGTCGCCCTCAAATATTGCATCCGTTCAGGTGTTAAAGGATGCGTCGTCCGAATCAATTTATGGTTCACGCGCGTCTAACGGCGTTGTCATCGTTACTACAAAAAACGGCGGCAACACCGAGGGTAAAGTGCAGTTTCAGTTTAACAACAGTACTTCAATCCAGTCTGAAAAATCGTTAAGGTTTAAAATGCTGAACTCGGTTGACAGAGGCAGGGCCTTGTGGCAAGCTTCTGTTAACGACGGACAGGACCCTGCCGCGGGTTATGGAGAGATCTATAATTTTGATTGGAATAATAATTTCGGCAACCCGGTTTTAAACAGCGTTACTGCTAAACCATTTGTAGGTGGTGACCCCAACACTCCCGCGGGGGATACCGACTGGCAAAGCGTGTTGTACAAAACCGCCTTTGTTTACAATAATGATTTCACTGCTTCGGTAGGTAATAAAAACTCTTCCATCCAGATAAATTTTGGAAACATCAAAAACACCGGCCTTGTACGTTTTACCAAATACGGGCGTACCACCGGTAGCATTAATGCCATAACCAAGGCCTTTGACAGCAAAGTTACCTTTGGCGTTAATATAAAGATCACCAACTCAAACGAAACCCTCACAACTAATGATCTGGGCGGTGCATCAACCCCATTCCTGGCGGTTACCCTGGCGCCCACTATCCCCGTTTATCAAAAAGATGGTGTAACCTACGCCGGCGAATCAGGAGCCGGTTACTCTGACAGGAACAATCCTTTGCATATGCAGGACCTTGCGAAATGGAATAACGCCAACAGGTTAAATACCTTTGGCAACGTATTTTTAGAGGTACAGCCCATTAAAAATTTATTCTTCAGGTCAAACTATGGTGCCGATAATGCAGACTACCTAAGCAAGGTAATTACGCCAACCTTTTCGGAAGGCGCGTTAAACCGCACTACCAACAGCCTGTTCTTTGATCAGAATCATTATTTAAGCACTACGCTTTCAAATACCTTAAGGTATAACTATGATTTAAACGCCAACAACCACTTTAAAATATTAGTGGGTACAGAATACATTAAAACCTTTACTGATTTTCAAACCACCCTGAAACAAGGATATGCAATCCAAACGGAAGACTACTTTACCTTAGATGCGGGCACAGGAAATACCATTGTTACAGGCAGATCAACAGGGAATAGCTTATTCTCACAATTCGGTCGTTTGGATTACAATTATGCAGGCAAATATTTAGTATCCGCTACCGTTCGCCGCGATGGTTCATCAAGGTTCGGCGCCAATAACCAATATGGTATTTTCCCTTCAGCTTCAGTTGGCTGGAAAATAGACCAGGAAAACTTCCTGAAAAACAACAGCATATTCTCTGAACTGAAATTAAGGGCCGGCGTAGGCCGGGTAGGTAACCAGGAAATCGGCGATCTGTCGCGCTACGCGCTTTACAACACCCGATATGGCACTACCCAAAATCAACTTACTCCCGGCTTTTGGGAACAATATATGAACGTTGGTACCGCATATTCATTATCCGGCGCCAATACAGGAGCGCTGCCATCGGGCTTTGTTCAAACCCAGGCAGAAAACCCTGCCCTTAAATGGGAAACCACCGACGAATTAAATACCGGTTTGGACTTTGCCATCTTAAATGGTAAGATCTCCGGTTCATTTGACTATTTTACCAGGAAAACCACCGGCATCCTGATCACTCCGCCGGTTGCATCGGCATTAGGCGAAGGACAATCTAAAACCGTTAACGGTGCATCAAAAACCAATAGGGGCTGGGAGTTTTTAGTAACCTATCACGGCCAACGGTCGGGAGATTTTAATTACAATGTAACTTTAAACTTCTCCCATTTCAGGGATAAGATCACCGATTTACCGGAGAATGTAAGACCAGCCTATCCGGGCAATATAGATAATACCATAATAGGGCATTCGCAGTTTGATATATTTGGTTATAAAACCAATGGCCTTTTTCAATCGCAGGCCGAAGTTGATGCAGCCCCAACACAAATTGGCGCGGGGCCGGGCAGGATCCGTTATGTTGATATCAATCATGACGGAAAAATTGATGCTAACGATCAAACCTGGATAGGCACTACACTGCCAACTTTAGAGTACGGTGCAAGAATTGACCTTACCTACAAAAAATTCGACCTGTCAATATTCGGATCGGGAGTTGCAGGCAGAAAAGGTTTTGATGTATATACCCTGTATAACAATTTGATGCACAGCCGCGAAAATGTTGGCCCGGGTGTATTTGACGGCTGGACACCACAGCATACCAACACCAACGTACCGGCATTAACACTGAAAGACAATAACAACGAAGGCCGTACTTCTGATTATTTTATCGTAAACACCTCCTATTTTAAATTAAGGAACCTTCAACTTGGATATACCATTTTACCTAAAGCTGTATTTACCAGGCTAAGGGTGTTTGCCATGGCCGAAAACATTTTTACTGTAAAAAGCAGCAAGTACCTGAGCCCTGATCCGGAGCGGATTGACCTCAACCCAATCCCAATTCCACGGATCTTCAGTTTTGGCGTCAATGCATCATTTTAA
- a CDS encoding carbohydrate kinase, with translation MMNLHTNTITPAICYGEILWDVLPDGPQPGGALLNVSYHLNKLGMPASLVSKIGNDADGQKLENLLDNWGIKKHLLQTDPEHPTSQVIAKMNNGNEVSYEIIFPVAWDFIDDSEHIKTQIRPSTYFVFGSLASRNSVSRNTLFELLENDAIKVFDINLRPPFISRDLLADLLHKANIVKFNQAELEMVQGLFRGSFWKESEQIKFIQDHFNIPEIIVTKGEFGASYYKEDKAWHIAGREVKVRDTIGSGDSFLAAFIANHYRGASPETLLKNAIAMGGFIATKKGGCPDYKIKEYQDFINKMF, from the coding sequence ATGATGAACCTACACACAAATACCATCACCCCGGCCATTTGTTATGGCGAAATACTCTGGGATGTTTTGCCGGACGGCCCGCAACCCGGCGGCGCTTTGCTGAACGTTTCTTATCATCTTAATAAACTGGGCATGCCTGCCAGCCTGGTAAGTAAAATAGGTAATGATGCCGATGGCCAAAAGCTTGAAAACCTGCTGGACAACTGGGGCATAAAAAAACACCTGTTGCAAACAGATCCTGAACATCCCACCAGCCAGGTGATAGCCAAAATGAATAACGGCAACGAGGTATCCTACGAGATTATTTTTCCGGTTGCCTGGGACTTTATAGATGACAGCGAGCATATTAAAACGCAGATCAGGCCATCAACCTATTTCGTTTTCGGAAGCCTGGCATCCAGGAACAGCGTATCGCGCAACACTTTGTTTGAGCTGCTGGAAAATGATGCTATCAAAGTATTCGACATCAATTTAAGACCGCCATTTATAAGCCGCGATCTGCTGGCCGACCTGCTGCACAAAGCCAACATCGTAAAATTTAACCAGGCCGAACTTGAAATGGTACAGGGCCTTTTCAGGGGCTCGTTTTGGAAAGAATCGGAACAGATCAAATTTATCCAGGATCATTTCAACATCCCCGAGATCATAGTTACCAAAGGCGAGTTTGGTGCCTCCTATTATAAAGAAGATAAAGCCTGGCACATTGCCGGGCGCGAGGTGAAAGTAAGGGATACCATAGGCAGCGGCGATTCATTTTTAGCGGCATTTATCGCCAATCATTATCGTGGTGCATCACCAGAAACCTTATTAAAAAATGCAATAGCGATGGGCGGCTTCATTGCAACAAAGAAAGGAGGTTGTCCGGATTATAAAATCAAAGAGTATCAAGACTTTATAAACAAGATGTTTTAA
- a CDS encoding sugar porter family MFS transporter, translating into MRKHSVLAWSMVVALGGFLFGFDTAVISGAEKSIQQFWHLSVVEHGFTISIALIGTVIGSLLGARPSDLFGRKNTLYFVAAAYLLSSLGTALADNWYIFLVFRLLGGLGVGISSVTAPIYISEVSPADRRGRLVGLFQFNVVLGILVSYLSNYLISQVGETSWRWMLGVQAFPSALFLVLIYFIPESPRWLILKKGEMEKALGILRIINPLNCDQELASIKNSTLNDTASSGSLFSGQYKTPVILAVLFAFFNQVSGINAIIYYAPRIFEMAGLGAHSSLLSTVGLGAINFVFTLIAINVIDKVGRRILMLIGSVGLIISLFLVAYTFYSGHMSGFAVPAYMMLFIAFFAFSQGAVIWVFISEIFPNQVRAKGQTLGSSTHWIMAALIAFSFPYLAEKLGGTVTFSFFGTMMICQLIFVWRLMPETKGRSLEQIETNMVMH; encoded by the coding sequence ATGAGAAAACACTCCGTCCTGGCCTGGTCCATGGTCGTGGCCCTTGGTGGCTTCCTTTTCGGGTTTGATACCGCCGTAATATCGGGCGCTGAAAAATCTATCCAGCAATTCTGGCACCTATCCGTAGTGGAGCATGGGTTCACGATCTCTATCGCATTAATAGGAACAGTCATCGGGTCATTGTTAGGAGCCCGGCCTTCAGATCTGTTTGGCCGCAAAAACACGCTTTACTTTGTAGCTGCTGCTTACTTATTGTCGTCATTAGGTACCGCCCTGGCCGACAACTGGTATATCTTCCTTGTTTTCAGATTACTTGGGGGCCTTGGTGTCGGTATATCATCAGTTACAGCACCTATCTATATTTCAGAGGTATCGCCGGCCGACCGCCGGGGCAGGCTGGTGGGCCTGTTTCAGTTTAACGTGGTACTGGGCATCCTGGTATCATACCTGTCCAACTACCTTATCAGCCAGGTTGGCGAAACTTCATGGCGATGGATGCTTGGCGTACAGGCCTTCCCTTCGGCATTGTTTTTAGTATTGATCTACTTTATACCGGAAAGCCCGCGCTGGCTTATTCTTAAAAAGGGCGAAATGGAAAAAGCCCTCGGGATCTTACGGATCATCAATCCGCTCAACTGTGATCAGGAGCTGGCATCTATCAAAAACTCAACTTTAAATGATACTGCTTCCAGCGGCAGCCTCTTTTCGGGTCAATATAAAACACCTGTAATATTAGCCGTGCTGTTCGCCTTTTTCAACCAGGTTTCGGGCATCAATGCTATTATTTACTATGCGCCGCGCATATTTGAAATGGCCGGACTGGGCGCCCATTCGTCATTACTATCAACAGTTGGCCTCGGTGCAATCAACTTTGTGTTCACGCTCATAGCCATTAACGTGATCGATAAAGTAGGGCGCCGTATACTGATGCTCATCGGCTCGGTTGGCTTAATCATTTCCCTGTTCCTGGTGGCCTACACTTTTTACTCGGGTCATATGAGTGGCTTTGCCGTTCCTGCATACATGATGCTGTTTATCGCATTCTTCGCATTTTCGCAGGGGGCAGTTATCTGGGTGTTTATTTCAGAAATATTTCCAAACCAGGTGCGGGCAAAAGGCCAAACTCTGGGCAGCTCAACCCACTGGATCATGGCGGCACTGATCGCATTTTCCTTCCCATATCTCGCCGAAAAACTTGGCGGAACAGTAACATTTTCCTTCTTCGGTACCATGATGATATGCCAGTTAATTTTTGTGTGGAGGCTGATGCCCGAAACCAAAGGCAGATCGCTGGAGCAAATTGAAACTAATATGGTAATGCATTAA